One window of Pyrus communis chromosome 12, drPyrComm1.1, whole genome shotgun sequence genomic DNA carries:
- the LOC137711337 gene encoding alkylated DNA repair protein ALKBH8 homolog isoform X2, with product MGLTRFGRPKGGKGQSSPNLYVANCGPAVGLSYDTIAAVFAAFGEIKGVYAADDSGARVVVSFAEEGCAQNALNALGGRPCPELGGRSLHIRYSVIHPTSQGRANDAVPVSLLASDLNIPGLYLFHDFVTAKEEEELLAAVDERHWNNLSKRRVQHYGYEFCYETRNVDSRKNLGELPRFVSPILEGISMLPNCKDAEAIVLDQLTVNEYPSGVGLSPHIDTHSAFEGLIFSLSLAGPCIMEFRRYLEGGLPPRPSSSSDFEVECSEKNSNFLRRAIYLPPRSMLLLSGEARYAWNHYIPHHKIDMVNDNVIRRGSRRVSFTLRKIRTSPCQCEFPEYCDSQRLNG from the exons ATGGGTTTAACACGATTTGGGCGTCCAAAGGGAGGAAAAGGGCAGTCGAGCCCCAACCTATACGTGGCCAACTGTGGGCCAGCAGTGGGACTCTCCTACGACACCATAGCGGCGGTGTTTGCGGCCTTCGGTGAAATCAAAGGAGTCTACGCGGCTGACGACAGCGGCGCTCGGGTTGTTGTGTCTTTTGCAGAAGAGGGTTGTGCCCAAAACGCCTTGAATGCATTGGGCGGTCGGCCTTGCCCTGAGCTTGGAGGGCGCTCCTTGCACATTCGGTACTCTGTGATTCATCCCACTTCGCAG GGCCGAGCGAATGATGCAGTTCCCGTATCTTTGTTGGCTTCAGATTTAAACATTCCTGGCCTTTACTTGTTTCATGACTTTGTCACTGCTAAAGAAGAGGAG GAGTTACTTGCAGCAGTTGATGAAAGGCATTGGAATAATCTTTCGAAAAGAAGGGTTCAGCATTATGGCTATGAATTTTGTTATGAA ACAAGGAACGTTGATTCTAGAAAGAACTTAGGTGAACTTCCAAGATTTGTATCCCCTATACTTGAAGGGATATCTATGCTTCCAAACTGCAAGGATGCTGAAGCTATTGTTTTGGACCAATTAACG GTTAATGAGTACCCATCTGGGGTGGGTTTGTCCCCACATATAGACACCCATTCTGCTTTTGAGGGATTAATTTTCAGCCTTTCATTAGCAGGACCTTGCATTATGGAGTTTAGAAGATATCTGGAAGGCGGGTTGCCTCCTAGACCTTCCTCAAGTTCTGATTTTGAAGTGGAATGTTCTGaaaagaattcaaattttttaagaAGGGCAATCTATCTTCCTCCACGGTCTATGCTACTGTTATCTGGGGAGGCGCGCTATGCGTGGAATCATTACATTCCACACCATAAG ATTGACATGGTGAATGACAATGTGATAAGACGAGGCTCGAGGAGGGTGTCGTTCACACTTCGTAAG ATTAGAACAAGTCCATGCCAATGTGAATTCCCTGAATATTGCGACTCTCAGAGATTAAATGG GTAA
- the LOC137711337 gene encoding alkylated DNA repair protein ALKBH8 homolog isoform X1 — MGLTRFGRPKGGKGQSSPNLYVANCGPAVGLSYDTIAAVFAAFGEIKGVYAADDSGARVVVSFAEEGCAQNALNALGGRPCPELGGRSLHIRYSVIHPTSQGRANDAVPVSLLASDLNIPGLYLFHDFVTAKEEEELLAAVDERHWNNLSKRRVQHYGYEFCYETRNVDSRKNLGELPRFVSPILEGISMLPNCKDAEAIVLDQLTVNEYPSGVGLSPHIDTHSAFEGLIFSLSLAGPCIMEFRRYLEGGLPPRPSSSSDFEVECSEKNSNFLRRAIYLPPRSMLLLSGEARYAWNHYIPHHKIDMVNDNVIRRGSRRVSFTLRKIRTSPCQCEFPEYCDSQRLNGYVS, encoded by the exons ATGGGTTTAACACGATTTGGGCGTCCAAAGGGAGGAAAAGGGCAGTCGAGCCCCAACCTATACGTGGCCAACTGTGGGCCAGCAGTGGGACTCTCCTACGACACCATAGCGGCGGTGTTTGCGGCCTTCGGTGAAATCAAAGGAGTCTACGCGGCTGACGACAGCGGCGCTCGGGTTGTTGTGTCTTTTGCAGAAGAGGGTTGTGCCCAAAACGCCTTGAATGCATTGGGCGGTCGGCCTTGCCCTGAGCTTGGAGGGCGCTCCTTGCACATTCGGTACTCTGTGATTCATCCCACTTCGCAG GGCCGAGCGAATGATGCAGTTCCCGTATCTTTGTTGGCTTCAGATTTAAACATTCCTGGCCTTTACTTGTTTCATGACTTTGTCACTGCTAAAGAAGAGGAG GAGTTACTTGCAGCAGTTGATGAAAGGCATTGGAATAATCTTTCGAAAAGAAGGGTTCAGCATTATGGCTATGAATTTTGTTATGAA ACAAGGAACGTTGATTCTAGAAAGAACTTAGGTGAACTTCCAAGATTTGTATCCCCTATACTTGAAGGGATATCTATGCTTCCAAACTGCAAGGATGCTGAAGCTATTGTTTTGGACCAATTAACG GTTAATGAGTACCCATCTGGGGTGGGTTTGTCCCCACATATAGACACCCATTCTGCTTTTGAGGGATTAATTTTCAGCCTTTCATTAGCAGGACCTTGCATTATGGAGTTTAGAAGATATCTGGAAGGCGGGTTGCCTCCTAGACCTTCCTCAAGTTCTGATTTTGAAGTGGAATGTTCTGaaaagaattcaaattttttaagaAGGGCAATCTATCTTCCTCCACGGTCTATGCTACTGTTATCTGGGGAGGCGCGCTATGCGTGGAATCATTACATTCCACACCATAAG ATTGACATGGTGAATGACAATGTGATAAGACGAGGCTCGAGGAGGGTGTCGTTCACACTTCGTAAG ATTAGAACAAGTCCATGCCAATGTGAATTCCCTGAATATTGCGACTCTCAGAGATTAAATGGGTACGTTTCTTGA
- the LOC137710770 gene encoding glutathione S-transferase F13-like: MGVKVHGLALSTCTSRVLTILHEKGIDFELLPVNLLAGEHKQPHFLAKNPFGQIPVLEDGDLTLFESRAITAYVAEKFKENGVDLIRHNNLNEAALVKVWTEVESQSFHPAISPIVFQHIIVPMRGQTPDQAVIDANLEKLAKVLDVYEARLSSTKYLAGDFYSLADLHHLPYTYYFMKTPWASLVNESPHVKAWWEDISSRPAFKKVAEAMTLGQK, from the exons atggGCGTGAAAGTGCATGGTCTTGCTCTCTCGACATGCACATCTCGTGTCTTAACCATTCTCCATGAAAAAGGCATTGATTTTGAGCTCCTCCCTGTTAACCTTCTTGCAGGAGAACACAAGCAGCCCCATTTCCTCGCCAAAAAT CCCTTTGGACAGATTCCAGTGCTCGAAGATGGTGATCTCACTCTTTTTG AGTCAAGAGCTATCACTGCATATGTGGCTGAGAAATTCAAGGAAAATGGTGTTGATCTGATCAGGCACAACAACCTCAATGAGGCAGCTCTGGTCAAGGTCTGGACAGAAGTGGAGTCCCAGAGTTTCCACCCTGCAATCTCTCCCATTGTCTTCCAACATATCATCGTCCCCATGCGCGGACAAACACCGGATCAGGCCGTCATCGACGCCAACTTGGAGAAGCTCGCGAAAGTTCTGGATGTGTACGAGGCCAGGCTGAGTAGCACCAAGTACCTGGCTGGTGATTTCTACAGCCTTGCTGATCTCCACCACCTTCCCTACACTTACTACTTCATGAAGACTCCGTGGGCGTCGTTGGTGAATGAAAGTCCTCACGTTAAGGCTTGGTGGGAGGACATTTCATCTAGGCCTGCTTTCAAGAAGGTGGCCGAGGCTATGACCTTGGGACAAAAGTAG
- the LOC137710769 gene encoding rop guanine nucleotide exchange factor 14, with translation MRRRLACCTRDREISIDFDDQERIMTYNGLENCILSSQSFENESRTSRGDGFITDSLDDDASTCSSGKDASGSFSSKWMTVNKDEQSLDEWDHLDRPQHFYVNQKPDYPLQNSDVEAMKEKFAKLLLGEDVTGGNKGLSTALALSNAITNLAATIFGELWKLEPLPEERKNKWRREMDWFLTPTNYMVELVPAKQNGANGRTLEIMTPKARADIHMNLPALKKLDSMLIDTLEAMVDTEFWYAEGGSRAEGRNKMTCQSKRWWLPTPQVPATGLSDTAKRKLLSHGRIVHQVFKAARSINESVLLEMPVPTIIRDALPKSGKASLSEELNKVLTAETNSAEEMLNSLNLKSEHNALEVINRLEAAVFSWKERIAEQASSKSPARTSWSFIKDPLSEIDKMESLLDQAEVLIQQLKTKYPNLPQTFLDVTKIQYGKDIGHSILEAYSRVLGNLAFSILSRVGDVLQEDALHNPDSCTESCYFPGTSLSCNSNSYSFIDGNSGVPRHSDSTLGSIVLEFSYNVAKGSPVTATPSRSRVWCIGREACVSVSPTNSP, from the exons ATGAGGCGAAGACTTGCTTGTTGCACCCGCGACCGGGAGATTAGCATCGACTTTGACGACCAAGAGA GGATAATGACATACAATGGACTTGAAAATTGCATTCTCAGCAGTCAATCTTTTGAAAATGAAAGCAGAACAAGTAGAGGAGATGGCTTTATAACTGACTCACTGGACGATGATGCATCAACCTGTTCTTCAGGAAAGGATGCTTCTGGATCTTTCTCGTCAAAATGGATGACGGTGAACAAGGATGAACAAAGTCTTGATGAATGGGATCACTTGGACAGACCCCAGCATTTCTATGTTAACCAAAAACCTGATTATCCGCTTCAGAACTCAGATGTCGAGgcaatgaaagaaaaatttgcAAAGCTGTTATTGGGTGAAGATGTCACCGGAGGGAACAAGGGCCTCAGCACTGCACTTGCACTGTCAAATGCCATTACAAACCTAGCAG CAACGATTTTTGGAGAACTGTGGAAACTCGAACCACTACCTGAAGAGAGGAAAAACAAATGGCGACGAGAAATGGACTGGTTTCTTACACCTACAAACTATATGGTTGAGCTGGTTCCTGCCAAGCAAAATGGTGCAAATGGTAGAACACTAGAG ATTATGACCCCAAAAGCCCGTGCAGACATACACATGAATCTTCCAGCACTTAAGAAGTTGGACTCCATGCTTATT GACACACTTGAGGCAATGGTCGATACTGAGTTTTGGTATGCAGAAGGAGGTAGCCGGGCAGAAGGGAGGAACAAAATGACATGTCAGAGCAAGAGATGGTGGCTACCAACACCCCAAGTACCAGCTACTGGGCTCTCTGATACAGCTAAAAGGAAATTGCTTAGTCATGGAAGGATAGTGCATCAAGTATTCAAGGCTGCCAGATCTATCAACGAAAGTGTGCTGCTTGAAATGCCTGTGCCAACCATTATCAGGGATGCACTTCCGAAG TCTGGAAAAGCAAGCCTTAGCGAGGAACTGAACAAGGTCTTGACTGCTGAAACAAACTCAGCTGAGGAAATGCTCAATTCACTCAATCTAAAATCCGAGCACAATGCCCTTGAGGTCATTAACAGGCTGGAAGCTGCTGTATTCTCTTGGAAAGAAAGAATCGCAGAACAAGCGAGCAGTAAATCTCCTGCTCGAACATCTTGGTCCTTCATTAAGGACCCTTTATCTGAGATTGATAAGATGGAGTCACTATTGGATCAAGCCGAAGTACTAATACAGCAGCTGAAGACCAAATACCCCAACCTTCCCCAAACTTTTCTAGATGTTACAAAAATCCAATACGGCAAG GATATTGGTCATTCAATTCTGGAAGCATATTCACGAGTACTTGGAAACTTGGCATTCAGCATACTGTCCAGAGTAGGAGATGTTTTGCAAGAAGATGCTTTACACAATCCCGACTCATGTACAGAATCATGTTACTTTCCGGGGACTAGTCTCAGCTGTAACTCAAACAGTTACTCATTCATTGATGGCAACAGTGGGGTTCCCCGGCATTCTGATTCTACTTTGGGTAGCATCGTTTTAGAATTTTCATATAATGTAGCAAAAGGTAGCCCTGTGACTGCAACACCAAGCCGATCACGTGTATGGTGCATTGGTAGAGAGGCTTGTGTAAGTGTTTCCCCTACAAACTCCCCTTGA
- the LOC137710844 gene encoding lysine-specific demethylase JMJ29-like — translation MARGRGRGRGRGRPRRVPENHGSTTSVEKDGALEAEEVGLENQSEGLKREVAEVAAVTEKKKRGRKRKTDLEAEKAAEGGDGGASVAKEEGEAEEEGVLGNHNGTRGEEAKGVELNQNGAQRRSKRSRNMGVEYLEKDEQESGDECRHNGGASVKKRGGRGRKKLRFVEGRGRTVGLEENGVVDESKSERRGDNGNRAPKKRDNGDREDAEDEQVGHSDDTDTGKEGLRRSKRADYSIRGVKYPMNQGEGKVNKQSKKFVEEVSLMCHQCQRNDKGRVVRCKVCKRKRFCIPCIQNWYPCTSEDAIAESCPVCRKNCNCKACLRLDYQSEKDVYPEFEVTKEEKVEHSKYLIHTLLPFLKRLNAEQVTEMEMEATRQGISPLELKTEKSDVDPDERVFCNNCKTSIFDFHRSCPGCSYDLCLICCGEIRDGRLKGGGEEVIMEYVSRGLDYLHGGEGKVKLPLEACPKSSVGSTFEWKPNDNGSIPCPPKDMGGCGDGILELRCVFPENHLMELVKKAEEIDETYKLMNASETAAGMCSCLKSVDDVNSSTKIRKAASRDASDDNYLYCPRAVDIQHEDLKHFQCHWVKGEPVIVSNVLETTLGLSWEPFVMWRACRQMQHIKHGQHLDVKTIDCLDWCEADINIHQFFTGYSQGRFDWKKWPQILKLKDWPPSTLFEKRLPRHGAEFINCLPFKEYTHLRNGYLNIATKLPDKCVKPDMGPKTYIAYGVAQELGRGDSVTKLHCDMSDAVNVLTHTTEVTLNPKQLATIEELKKKHFEQDQRELFGNCQTRVDCVESDNPDSGTSVQESDEPTVRHDGEISKGSQSVEEKMDHDEGGENCEDSRSSVNKLEGSIEAEGGALWDIFRRQDVPKLQEYLRKHFKEFRHTHCCPLPQVIHPIHDQTFYLTVEHKKKLKEEYGIEPWTFVQNLGDAVFIPAGCPHQVRNLKSCIKVALDFVSPENVGECFQMTEEFRKLPPNHRAKEDKLEVKKMIVHAVEDALDPNARSKKTTGPSPKGKKGQKRGRKKAKTVKGKGGSSAVIEG, via the exons ATGGCGAGGGGAAGAGGGAGAGGCAGAGGGAGAGGAAGACCAAGAAGGGTGCCGGAAAATCATGGGTCCACCACCAGTGTCGAAAAGGATGGTGCTTTAGAGGCGGAGGAGGTGGGTTTGGAGAATCAGAGTGAAGGGTTGAAAAGGGAAGTGGCAGAGGTTGCTGCTGTAACTGAGAAGAAGAAGCGCGGTAGGAAAAGGAAGACTGATTTGGAGGCTGAGAAGGCCGCGGAAGGCGGCGACGGAGGTGCTTCTGTCGCCAAGGAGGAAGgggaggcggaggaggagggggtTTTGGGAAATCATAATGGAACACGAGGGGAAGAAGCTAAGGGAGTCGAATTGAATCAGAATGGAGCACAACGTCGAAGCAAGAGAAGCAGAAATATGGGGGTGGAGTATTTGGAGAAAGATGAGCAAGAAAGCGGGGACGAATGCAGACACAATGGCGGTGCTTCTGTGAAGAAGCGCGGCGGGAGAGGTCGGAAAAAGTTGAGATTTGTAGAGGGAAGGGGAAGAACTGTTGGTTTGGAAGAGAATGGTGTAGTTGATGAGTCGAAATCGGAGCGCAGAGGAGACAATGGAAATAGGGCCCCTAAAAAACGTGATAATGGGGATAGGGAGGATGCAGAAGATGAACAAGTGGGGCATTCTGATGACACCGATACGGGGAAAGAAGGTTTGCGAAGAAGCAAGAGAGCAGATTATTCAATTAGGGGCGTCAAGTATCCTATGAACCAGGGAGAAGGAAAAGTAAATAAGCAGTCCAAGAAA TTTGTTGAGGAGGTGTCGTTGATGTGCCATCAATGTCAGAGGAATGACAAAGGCCGGGTAGTTCGCTGCAAAGTGTGTAAGAGGAAGCGATTTTGTATTCCTTGCATACAGAACTG GTACCCTTGTACATCAGAGGATGCCATTGCCGAATCTTGTCCAGTATGCCGAAAAAATTGCAATTGCAAAGCATGCTTGCGCTTGGATTATCAGTCTGAGAAG gATGTTTACCCTGAATTTGAAGTTACCAAGGAGGAGAAAGTTGAGCACTCTAAGTATTTGATCCATACTTTGCTTCCATTTTTGAAAAGACTTAATGCTGAACAAGTGACGGAGATGGAGATGGAGGCTACAAGACAAG GGATATCCCCTTTGGAGCTAAAGACAGAAAAATCAGATGTAGATCCTGATGAGCGTGTGTTTTG CAACAACTGCAAAACTTCTATCTTTGACTTTCACAGAAGCTGTCCTGGATGTTCATATGACCTCTGCCTTATCTGTTGTGGGGAGATTCGAGATGGACGCTTGAAGGGAGGTGGGGAAGAAGTGATTATGGAATATGTGAGTCGAGGCCTAGACTATTTGCATGGGggggagggaaaagtgaaactGCCCTTGGAAGCTTGCCCCAAGTCTTCTGTTGGATCAACATTTGAGTGGAAACCAAATGACAATGGAAGTATTCCTTGTCCTCCGAAGGACATGGGTGGTTGTGGTGATGGTATATTAGAATTGAGATGTGTGTTTCCCGAAAATCACCTTATGGAGTTGGTAAAGAAAGCAGAAGAGATAGATGAAACTTACAAACTTATGAATGCAAGTGAAACTGCTGCAGGGATGTGTTCATGTCTCAAATCTGTTGATGATGTTAACTCAAGCACTAAAATAAGGAAAGCGGCTTCTAGAGACGCTTCGGATGATAACTACTTGTACTGTCCAAGGGCTGTAGATATCCAGCATGAGGATCTGAAGCATTTCCAGTGCCATTGGGTTAAGGGTGAGCCTGTAATTGTGAGCAATGTGCTCGAAACTACTTTAGGCTTAAGCTGGGAGCCATTCGTCATGTGGCGGGCTTGTCGTCAAATGCAACATATAAAGCATGGTCAACATTTGGATGTCAAGACTATCGACTGCTTGGATTGGTGTGAG GCGGATATCAATATACACCAATTTTTTACTGGGTATTCGCAAGGTCGGTTTGACTGGAAAAAGTGGCCCCAGATTCTGAAACTGAAAGATTGGCCGCCATCTACTTTATTTGAGAAGCGCCTTCCTCGTCATGGTGCCGAGTTTATAAATTGTTTGCCATTCAAGGAATATACTCATCTTAGAAATGGTTATTTGAACATTGCTACCAAATTGCCTGATAAATGTGTAAAGCCAGACATGGGGCCTAAGACATATATAGCTTATGGTGTTGCACAGGAGCTTGGACGTGGAGATTCTGTTACAAAGCTTCATTGTGATATGTCGGATGCA GTCAATGTCTTGACACATACCACTGAAGTGACTCTTAATCCTAAGCAGCTTGCCACTATagaagagttgaagaaaaaacATTTTGAGCAAGACCAAAGGGAACTTTTTGGGAATTGTCAGACTCGGGTTGACTGTGTGGAGAGTGACAATCCAGATAGTGGTACATCAGTTCAGGAGTCGGATGAACCAACTGTTCGGCATGATGGAGAAATTTCAAAGGGGTCTCAGAGTGTGGAGGAAAAAATGGATCATGATGAAGGTGGTGAAAATTGTGAGGATTCGCGAAGCAGTGTGAATAAGTTGGAAGGGTCAATTGAAGCTGAGGGAGGTGCTTTGTGGGACATTTTCCGGAGACAGGATGTTCCTAAGCTGCAAGAATATctcaggaagcactttaaggaATTCAGGCATACACACTGTTGTCCGTTGCCTCAG GTTATTCATCCCATACATGATCAAACCTTTTATCTGACCGTGGAGCATAAAAAGAAGCTCAAGGAAGAATACG GAATTGAACCGTGGACGTTTGTCCAAAATCTTGGGGACGCTGTCTTTATTCCTGCAGGCTGTCCGCATCAAGTCAGAAACTTGAAG TCATGCATCAAAGTTGCATTGGATTTCGTCTCACCTGAAAATGTTGGTGAGTGCTTCCAGATGACAGAAGAATTccgaaaacttccaccaaatcATAGGGCCAAAGAGGACAAGTTGGAG GTCAAGAAAATGATTGTTCATGCTGTTGAGGATGCTTTGGATCCGAATGCGAG GTCCAAGAAAACTACTGGTCCATCACCGAAAGGTAAGAAAGGTCAAAAGCGAGGGCGAAAGAAAGCCAAGACCGTGAAAGGTAAGGGAGGTTCCTCAGCTGTCATCGAGGGATGA